One window from the genome of Pedobacter schmidteae encodes:
- a CDS encoding RagB/SusD family nutrient uptake outer membrane protein, whose product MKRYYIYTQLIAFLLLMTGCKDYLDTKPYSFNTVENLYKTPQDAEIGLTGCYSILNATSIQGTGFGESFTVKMPIMLNAGTDELVTQDGFTDPNYAPFGTAEVSSQNETIRNNWFFLFAGVNRTNYLLENIDKANVPEPRRQEIIGEARFLRGLLYFYLATFYGGVPVYESSQQDPKAQRASLEQVYQFIIADLNNAYQNLPQRAGINGRANKWSAAGYLAKVYTYLGSCSENTVGKTLNYPLNSFDWVNKTEMYNSAKSITDKIIAESGYGLTKNYSYLFRETTKSQLAGESLFSIQSQTNSANGNYNLWLFWQVPIGSAVAGGGYGWFRPTGELFFKYHETDDRRKNNLTLYVDPQGQKENIEGTNYFIPLPCTNPLNGNYCVGKFRYRDPISKSISNGTAWSDADVSLLRFADILLLNAEAKYYTGDEAGARNRLKEVRNRTNPTNIDVLTAAYLKANFVEELLDERSRELCFEGWRRIDLIRFGKYESAINSLTDYLGSWNRIVPLLKSNVKPYKIWFPIPKTEIELSPIDQNPKY is encoded by the coding sequence ATGAAAAGATATTATATATACACTCAACTCATTGCGTTCCTTCTACTTATGACTGGCTGTAAGGACTATCTGGATACCAAGCCATATTCATTCAATACAGTAGAAAACCTATATAAAACACCTCAGGATGCCGAAATCGGACTGACAGGATGCTATAGTATTTTAAATGCCACCAGCATACAAGGGACAGGCTTTGGAGAGTCCTTTACTGTAAAAATGCCGATCATGCTAAATGCCGGTACCGATGAACTGGTTACCCAGGACGGATTTACAGATCCGAATTATGCACCTTTTGGAACAGCTGAGGTAAGTAGTCAAAATGAAACCATCAGAAACAACTGGTTCTTTCTGTTTGCGGGAGTTAACCGTACCAATTATCTGCTCGAAAACATTGATAAAGCTAATGTTCCTGAGCCCAGGAGACAGGAAATTATAGGAGAAGCCCGTTTCTTGAGAGGTTTGCTCTATTTTTATCTGGCTACATTTTATGGCGGCGTCCCGGTATATGAAAGTTCACAGCAAGATCCAAAAGCACAACGCGCTAGCCTGGAGCAGGTTTACCAATTTATCATTGCCGATCTTAACAATGCCTATCAAAATCTTCCTCAACGTGCAGGTATCAATGGACGAGCCAACAAGTGGTCGGCGGCCGGTTATTTGGCAAAAGTTTATACTTATCTGGGCAGTTGTAGCGAAAATACTGTGGGTAAAACGTTAAATTATCCATTAAACAGTTTTGATTGGGTAAACAAAACTGAAATGTACAACAGCGCCAAATCCATTACCGATAAGATTATTGCAGAGAGCGGCTATGGATTAACAAAAAACTACAGTTATCTTTTTAGAGAAACGACCAAATCTCAATTGGCCGGCGAATCACTATTCAGCATCCAATCACAAACCAATTCCGCAAATGGCAATTACAACCTTTGGTTGTTTTGGCAAGTCCCAATTGGTAGCGCCGTTGCAGGGGGTGGCTATGGCTGGTTTAGACCCACCGGCGAATTATTTTTCAAATACCATGAGACCGATGATCGCAGAAAAAATAATCTAACGCTATATGTCGATCCACAGGGACAAAAAGAGAACATCGAAGGAACCAACTATTTCATCCCGTTACCTTGTACAAACCCTTTGAATGGTAATTATTGTGTAGGAAAATTCCGTTATCGCGACCCCATCAGTAAGTCGATTTCTAATGGCACAGCCTGGTCTGATGCAGATGTTTCGTTATTGCGATTTGCAGACATCTTACTACTCAATGCTGAGGCCAAATACTATACAGGAGATGAAGCAGGAGCTAGAAATCGTTTAAAAGAGGTCCGAAATCGCACTAACCCGACCAATATTGATGTGCTCACGGCAGCCTATCTCAAAGCCAATTTTGTTGAGGAATTGTTGGATGAGCGCTCCAGAGAATTGTGTTTCGAGGGATGGAGGAGGATAGATCTGATCCGCTTTGGAAAATACGAATCTGCGATTAATTCCTTAACAGACTATTTAGGTAGCTGGAACCGGATTGTGCCTTTGTTAAAAAGCAATGTAAAGCCCTATAAAATCTGGTTCCCTATACCTAAAACAGAAATAGAACTGAGTCCTATTGATCAAAATCCAAAATACTAA
- a CDS encoding alpha-L-rhamnosidase C-terminal domain-containing protein, which yields MTISRQNTAISIALFWILSFNSINLKGQVNGSINPALLNTKWQAEWISHPQVSLKDYGVFHFRKSFELKKRPDSFIIHVSGDNRYRLYVNGKEVCIGPARSDLNHWKFETIDIARHLLEGKNTLAAVVWNFSEYAPLAQMSNKTAFILQGNTASEMVVNTNSSWLVFKNEGYISPKQKALRTVVGQGEYLNLSLYPTGWEHLGFNDDHWLSARMLGQGIPYGKFGDWEWMLVPSNIPFMEHKEQRITSIRRITHIDADQKFLQGKSPIHIPSNRKVSILLDQAFLTTAYPEIIVSGGENAVITLGYAEALTDAKGIKGNRNDITGKTADSDYLDTFLLNGASKVHLKTLWFRTFRYLELNIETKSEPLILEDIYAYFTAYPFKENAYFKSSNANLQKIWDTGWRTARLCAGETYFDCPYYEQLQYIGDTRIQSLISLYVSGDDRLMRNAILQFQQSMLPLGLTQSRYPAHQTQIIPPFSLYWIDMVYDYWMHRKDLAFVKQQFNGIRNVLSWYEHQVGQNGILGPSNWWNFVDWSFQPWDNQYPVGGCPKGILKGNSSILTLQYVYALQLATRLFDENGFTEQAKSYSNQYQLLLKRTYELCWNKQRSLLADSPDQDSYSQHANIMAVLTGMLTEAEEKELMTNILHNRQLTESTLYYKFYLFRAMDKTGFGDDYLQQLGPWQKMIDLGLTTFAETPDPTRSDCHAWSASPNYDFLALVCGIKPASPGFKTVQIAPQLGTLSFVEGKVPHPDGDILVSFKKHSKNGLHANISLPDQLTGSLVWKGKTVPLRPGQQTIVL from the coding sequence ATGACAATCAGTAGGCAAAACACAGCTATAAGTATAGCCCTATTCTGGATACTGTCATTTAATTCTATAAATTTAAAAGGTCAGGTTAATGGTTCCATTAACCCGGCCTTGTTAAATACCAAATGGCAGGCAGAATGGATCAGCCATCCCCAGGTATCCCTTAAAGATTATGGTGTATTTCATTTCAGAAAAAGCTTTGAACTAAAAAAAAGACCTGACAGCTTTATCATTCATGTTTCGGGCGACAACCGATATCGGCTGTATGTAAATGGAAAAGAAGTGTGTATCGGTCCGGCAAGATCAGATCTTAATCATTGGAAGTTTGAAACCATTGATATTGCCCGGCATCTACTTGAAGGAAAAAATACACTTGCAGCTGTAGTATGGAATTTTTCCGAATATGCACCCCTGGCACAAATGAGTAACAAAACCGCATTTATTTTACAAGGCAATACAGCCTCCGAGATGGTCGTCAATACCAATAGTAGCTGGCTTGTATTTAAAAATGAAGGCTATATCAGTCCCAAACAAAAAGCATTGCGTACTGTTGTTGGCCAGGGTGAATATCTTAATTTGTCGCTTTATCCCACGGGATGGGAGCATTTGGGTTTTAATGATGATCATTGGCTTTCAGCCAGAATGCTGGGCCAGGGAATTCCATATGGCAAATTTGGCGATTGGGAATGGATGCTCGTCCCCAGTAACATTCCATTTATGGAACACAAAGAACAACGCATAACCAGCATCAGACGAATAACACACATTGATGCTGATCAGAAATTCCTGCAAGGAAAGTCTCCTATTCATATCCCCTCCAACCGGAAAGTCAGCATCCTCCTGGATCAAGCCTTTTTAACTACCGCCTACCCCGAAATAATTGTTTCGGGGGGAGAAAATGCAGTAATTACACTTGGATATGCCGAGGCTCTTACCGATGCCAAAGGGATCAAAGGGAACAGAAATGACATCACGGGAAAAACAGCTGACAGTGATTATCTGGACACGTTTTTACTTAACGGAGCATCAAAGGTTCACTTAAAAACACTATGGTTCAGAACTTTTAGATACCTGGAATTAAATATAGAAACAAAATCTGAACCGCTGATACTGGAGGATATATATGCTTATTTTACAGCCTACCCTTTTAAAGAAAATGCTTATTTTAAAAGCAGTAATGCCAATTTGCAAAAAATATGGGATACTGGTTGGCGTACGGCACGTTTATGTGCAGGGGAAACATATTTCGATTGTCCCTATTATGAACAATTGCAATACATTGGCGATACCAGAATTCAATCACTCATTTCGCTGTACGTTTCCGGTGACGATCGTTTGATGCGAAATGCAATATTACAATTTCAGCAATCAATGCTCCCCCTGGGTCTAACTCAAAGCCGGTATCCAGCTCATCAAACACAAATTATACCTCCATTTTCTTTGTATTGGATTGATATGGTATACGACTACTGGATGCACAGAAAAGATCTCGCTTTTGTAAAACAACAATTCAACGGTATACGCAACGTCTTGTCCTGGTATGAACATCAGGTTGGTCAAAATGGGATTCTTGGCCCCTCAAACTGGTGGAATTTCGTGGACTGGTCTTTTCAACCATGGGACAATCAGTATCCGGTGGGTGGTTGTCCCAAAGGTATACTAAAGGGCAATTCATCCATTTTAACACTACAATATGTATATGCGTTACAGCTTGCTACCAGATTATTTGATGAAAATGGCTTTACAGAACAGGCTAAATCATACAGTAACCAATATCAATTATTATTGAAAAGAACCTACGAACTTTGTTGGAATAAGCAGAGAAGCCTACTGGCCGACTCACCAGACCAAGACAGCTATAGTCAGCACGCCAACATCATGGCTGTACTTACAGGTATGCTTACTGAAGCTGAAGAGAAAGAGCTGATGACCAATATACTTCATAATCGGCAACTCACAGAAAGTACTTTATATTATAAATTCTATTTATTTCGGGCAATGGATAAAACTGGATTTGGAGACGATTACCTCCAGCAGCTCGGACCATGGCAAAAAATGATAGATTTAGGCCTGACCACATTTGCCGAAACACCAGATCCAACCAGATCTGACTGTCATGCCTGGAGTGCTAGTCCCAATTATGACTTCCTGGCTTTAGTTTGCGGTATAAAACCTGCAAGTCCAGGCTTCAAAACGGTGCAGATTGCCCCACAACTAGGTACACTAAGTTTTGTTGAGGGAAAGGTTCCCCATCCTGATGGTGATATTCTGGTTAGCTTTAAAAAACATTCCAAAAATGGGCTACACGCCAATATCAGTCTGCCAGACCAGCTTACTGGAAGTCTGGTCTGGAAAGGCAAAACCGTACCACTTCGTCCTGGTCAACAAACAATTGTTCTATAG
- a CDS encoding TonB-dependent receptor, translating into MKLTFVLLTAVFLQVGASTKAQNISIDRKNISLKEVFQLIEKQTKFTVVYDSRIIKAAKPFSMDLKDVSVETLLNQCLVNLDLDYVISMNTIVIRKKVAPVITIAAKITGKVADSKGTPIPGVSIRIKDSNKGTATDIDGKYTIEVPEPTNVLVFTSIGYNVREIIVGNQKVIDVTLIEEVKSLDDLVIIGYGTVNKKDLTGSVSGIKADELSKSKVTSFQEAIQGKLAGVQISSSSGEPGAAMNISIRGANTIYGSTSPLFVIDGVPYDANANEVGTASIGNKTTANPLASLNPNDIESVDVLKDASSTAIYGSRGANGVVIITTKTGKLGAPKIDYDGFMSFSNATKKLKVLSPEEYLDYRRIVTPNTILFYKDTNKDGLYNELDEPVDLSKLEKHNWQDETLQTGVSQNHNISFSVKKDNTSYAGGIGYLDQGAIVRNNDYKRYSARLRVDQDFSPKLKIGLNINLSQTGQNGASQSGGGDALFNGIVQNLVISKPVEFYDPLWDRAGVYISPLTMIDDAYKSATTTQNNISGYLNYKFIPGLTLNISGGGILTNSKTKEFYGKKTSWGVGDNGLGIIQDQKASSLFNTNQLTYEKWFNKNHYLNAMLATEISQYTYEYFSLQKSNFADESTGIDDISKGTIAKGSASYKDVNRRLSYFGRVNYTLLTKHLFTGTFRADGSDKFGRGKRFGYFPSFAYGWLISEEPFLKNSKQISNLKLRLSYGETGNERIESYRYLARLENAFYNGELGQAPSSSANPDLKWENTIQYNAGLDLGLFSNRIELTLDVYSKQTKNMLLPVYVPGRTGYNQQWQNVGRVDNRGIEFQITTKNIQSKNFNWETSFNISSNKNEVKDIGNIGYIPVTMGGGWITNVGRVSVGQPIGTAYGYIFDGIYQISDFTWDNNSDPAIPHDKRFYTPKPGVVQVTGVNVRPGATKFRDLNNDGIIDLDNDRTTISRSTPKFFGGLNNTFRYKNFDINIFLEGAYGNQIFNESKYRLEGGVLSTWMNINKEFFYNRWTTDNPTNRYGDFSDLNKTSTLTSSYYVEDASYLRLKNLSIGYRFSNQLMKKIGVGSARIYLTGSNIYTWTKYTGYDPEIQSENALMTGFDRISYPRARVYTIGLNVGF; encoded by the coding sequence ATGAAACTCACGTTTGTTTTACTAACAGCCGTATTTTTACAAGTTGGAGCTAGTACCAAAGCTCAAAACATCTCCATTGACAGAAAAAACATTTCATTGAAAGAAGTTTTTCAACTTATTGAAAAGCAAACAAAATTTACTGTCGTTTATGATTCCCGGATTATAAAAGCGGCAAAACCTTTCAGTATGGATTTGAAAGATGTTTCTGTAGAAACCTTGCTGAATCAATGTCTGGTTAACCTGGACCTTGATTACGTCATTTCTATGAATACTATTGTCATTCGTAAAAAAGTAGCGCCCGTCATAACAATTGCTGCAAAGATTACTGGAAAAGTAGCAGATTCAAAGGGCACTCCAATACCTGGGGTCAGTATCCGGATTAAAGACAGCAATAAGGGAACTGCTACAGACATAGATGGCAAATATACAATTGAGGTGCCCGAACCAACCAATGTATTGGTATTTACCTCTATTGGATATAACGTAAGGGAAATAATTGTGGGAAATCAGAAAGTAATCGATGTGACCTTAATTGAAGAGGTAAAATCACTGGATGATTTGGTTATTATTGGTTATGGTACCGTGAATAAAAAAGACCTGACCGGATCCGTATCCGGTATTAAGGCAGATGAACTTTCCAAAAGTAAGGTTACTTCCTTTCAAGAAGCCATACAGGGTAAACTGGCAGGTGTACAAATTTCGTCAAGTTCTGGCGAACCGGGCGCAGCAATGAACATTTCGATACGTGGGGCAAATACCATTTACGGGAGTACCAGTCCACTGTTTGTAATAGATGGGGTACCATATGATGCCAATGCCAATGAAGTTGGTACTGCCAGCATAGGAAATAAGACCACAGCAAATCCTCTGGCTAGCTTAAATCCCAATGATATTGAATCCGTAGATGTATTGAAAGACGCCTCTTCTACCGCAATTTATGGTTCAAGAGGTGCCAACGGCGTAGTCATCATCACCACAAAAACGGGAAAACTAGGCGCACCTAAAATTGATTATGATGGTTTTATGAGCTTCTCAAACGCTACAAAGAAACTTAAAGTACTAAGCCCTGAAGAATACCTTGATTACCGACGCATTGTAACTCCGAATACCATATTGTTTTACAAAGACACCAACAAAGACGGATTATACAATGAGCTGGATGAACCAGTTGACCTGAGCAAACTGGAAAAACACAATTGGCAGGATGAAACTTTGCAGACAGGTGTTTCGCAAAACCACAATATTTCTTTTAGTGTTAAAAAAGATAACACTTCTTATGCTGGTGGCATCGGGTATCTTGATCAAGGTGCTATTGTCAGGAACAACGATTATAAAAGATATTCGGCCAGGTTAAGGGTAGATCAGGACTTCAGTCCTAAACTTAAAATTGGTTTAAACATCAACTTATCACAAACCGGGCAAAATGGTGCGAGTCAGAGTGGAGGTGGTGACGCCCTCTTCAATGGTATTGTTCAAAATCTTGTTATTTCAAAACCCGTTGAATTTTACGATCCGCTTTGGGACAGAGCAGGCGTATACATTTCCCCCCTCACCATGATCGACGATGCTTACAAATCGGCGACTACCACGCAAAACAACATCAGTGGCTACCTGAACTACAAATTTATTCCAGGTTTGACCCTAAACATATCCGGTGGAGGTATCCTAACCAATTCAAAAACCAAAGAGTTTTATGGAAAAAAAACAAGCTGGGGGGTTGGAGATAACGGACTTGGAATTATTCAGGACCAGAAAGCATCATCTCTATTTAATACCAACCAGCTGACTTATGAAAAATGGTTTAACAAGAACCACTACCTCAATGCGATGCTGGCAACAGAAATCAGCCAGTATACCTACGAATATTTCTCTTTACAGAAATCAAATTTTGCAGATGAGTCTACGGGAATAGACGACATTTCTAAAGGAACTATTGCCAAAGGATCTGCCTCATATAAAGACGTAAACCGAAGATTATCTTACTTCGGGAGAGTGAACTACACCCTACTTACCAAACACTTGTTTACCGGCACCTTCAGAGCAGACGGCTCAGATAAATTTGGAAGAGGAAAGCGCTTTGGTTACTTCCCGTCCTTTGCTTATGGATGGCTGATTTCGGAAGAACCATTTTTAAAGAACAGCAAACAGATCAGCAACCTCAAACTTCGTTTAAGCTATGGAGAAACAGGAAACGAACGTATAGAATCTTACAGGTATCTGGCCAGACTGGAGAATGCTTTTTATAACGGCGAACTTGGTCAGGCACCATCATCAAGTGCCAATCCTGATTTAAAATGGGAAAATACCATTCAGTACAATGCTGGATTAGACCTGGGCCTCTTCAGCAATAGAATTGAGCTTACCCTTGATGTATATAGCAAGCAGACTAAAAATATGTTATTACCTGTATATGTACCGGGCAGAACAGGTTACAACCAACAATGGCAGAATGTTGGACGGGTAGACAATAGGGGAATTGAATTCCAGATCACTACAAAAAATATCCAATCTAAGAATTTTAACTGGGAAACTTCTTTTAACATCAGTAGTAATAAAAATGAAGTAAAGGATATTGGAAATATCGGCTACATCCCCGTTACCATGGGTGGTGGTTGGATTACCAATGTTGGACGTGTAAGTGTTGGACAGCCTATTGGCACTGCTTATGGATATATTTTCGACGGAATTTATCAGATCAGCGATTTTACATGGGATAACAATAGTGACCCGGCAATTCCACATGACAAACGTTTTTATACGCCTAAACCAGGCGTAGTTCAGGTAACAGGTGTAAATGTCAGACCAGGGGCTACTAAATTTAGAGACCTGAATAACGATGGTATTATTGACCTGGACAATGACAGAACTACTATCAGCAGAAGTACACCCAAATTTTTTGGAGGATTAAACAATACCTTCCGTTACAAAAATTTCGATATTAATATTTTTCTGGAAGGAGCTTATGGCAATCAAATCTTCAACGAGTCTAAATACCGTCTCGAAGGTGGTGTTTTGAGCACCTGGATGAATATCAACAAAGAGTTTTTCTACAATCGTTGGACCACAGACAATCCGACCAACAGATACGGTGACTTTAGCGACCTCAACAAAACATCAACATTGACATCAAGTTACTATGTTGAGGATGCTTCCTATCTAAGATTAAAGAACCTTTCCATTGGTTATCGTTTCTCCAATCAGCTCATGAAAAAAATAGGCGTAGGCAGTGCACGAATATATCTGACTGGTTCAAATATATATACCTGGACAAAATATACCGGCTATGATCCCGAAATACAATCCGAAAATGCATTAATGACTGGTTTTGATAGGATCTCTTACCCTCGTGCCAGAGTATACACAATTGGATTAAATGTTGGATTCTAA
- a CDS encoding FecR family protein: MNSSRLQYLLNQYALNQCSKKELLELLCLINRHGPVEDLDLSLRNIWDELNDQDEIPPFDQERMYAKTIAAEKSVTLKRSRLWRYLSAAAILVMLLGIAFYNFKVGHRLHQPVGLNNSASAIIPGSNKATLRLANGTMINLNNSTVQNLGNYGNIQIRKNTKGQIVYRVKTNNIGTNMALTYNVLSTPKGGQYEIILADGSKVFLNANSSLTFPTAFSTSERNVSLKGEAYFEIAKNKRSPFKVIANGTEIKVLGTHFNVMAYDDEPELRTTLFEGSVQVSKNKVIRMIKPGQQATTFPDHNNIDVTEAKLDEVLGWRNGYFIFQDEGIESAMRKIARWYDVEIVYKGDIQTKEFGGKISRYENITDVLKPLELTGSVHFKLEGRRIIVMQ; the protein is encoded by the coding sequence ATGAACTCTTCCCGGCTACAATACCTGTTGAATCAATATGCATTAAATCAATGTTCTAAAAAAGAATTATTGGAACTACTCTGCTTAATTAACCGGCATGGCCCGGTTGAGGATCTGGATTTAAGTTTGCGTAACATTTGGGATGAGTTAAATGATCAGGATGAGATCCCTCCCTTTGACCAAGAGAGAATGTATGCTAAAACTATAGCAGCTGAAAAATCAGTTACACTAAAAAGAAGTCGCCTTTGGCGATATTTGAGTGCCGCGGCAATTTTGGTGATGTTACTCGGTATTGCGTTTTACAATTTTAAAGTTGGTCATCGCCTTCATCAGCCCGTTGGCTTGAACAATTCTGCCTCAGCTATTATACCAGGAAGCAACAAGGCGACTTTACGGCTTGCCAATGGTACCATGATAAACCTGAATAATTCTACGGTACAAAACCTGGGGAACTATGGTAACATTCAAATTAGAAAAAACACAAAGGGACAGATCGTTTACCGTGTTAAAACGAACAACATAGGTACCAACATGGCTTTAACCTATAATGTATTGAGCACGCCTAAAGGTGGTCAATATGAAATTATACTTGCCGACGGTAGTAAGGTATTTTTAAACGCAAACTCCTCCCTCACTTTTCCAACAGCTTTTAGCACTAGTGAACGAAATGTATCACTTAAAGGAGAAGCTTATTTTGAGATTGCAAAAAACAAGAGAAGTCCTTTTAAAGTAATTGCAAATGGGACAGAAATTAAAGTATTGGGCACTCATTTCAACGTGATGGCCTATGATGATGAACCCGAGCTGAGAACCACCTTGTTTGAGGGGTCGGTTCAGGTGAGCAAAAACAAGGTGATAAGAATGATAAAACCCGGACAGCAGGCCACTACTTTTCCGGACCATAACAATATTGACGTCACTGAAGCAAAATTAGATGAAGTGTTGGGCTGGAGAAATGGCTATTTTATTTTCCAGGATGAAGGCATTGAAAGCGCCATGCGTAAAATTGCACGTTGGTACGACGTGGAAATTGTTTATAAAGGAGATATCCAAACCAAAGAATTTGGTGGAAAAATATCACGCTATGAAAACATTACGGATGTACTAAAGCCACTGGAACTAACTGGATCTGTTCATTTTAAACTGGAAGGAAGGAGGATCATCGTGATGCAATAA
- a CDS encoding HAMP domain-containing sensor histidine kinase, which translates to MIKLLDKPLKAFIIYAFVVLSCSIPVYFLMIDWIWIREVNEHNRIVAESTKQNLNSLKLNDKQLAQSIHLWNKLQPETTLEPTTSIKPDSTYNVYRKNKYIPSKGYDRFNGLVTYFKINNVAYRLTIETNIEESYETIAAITAITVGFFIILLVGFIKLNKRISARLWQPFYVTLEKIKAFDLNKQQKISFEPNGIIEFDEMNASISKLVESNIAAYRHQKEFVENAAHELQTPLAVVQSKLDILFQNHGITSEQAILIEKIQNALSRVSRINKNLLLLAKIENQQFPEKESIEIGTVLREIHFLLSDFQENVSLHLETTNEVWIEGNKILVETLLTNLLMNAIRHSTHPAEIHINLKNNCLSVINPGTIALNAEKLFKRFSTASKLTPGSGLGLSIVKEICVRYHWDISYNFTDNHHIFSVKFR; encoded by the coding sequence ATGATTAAATTATTGGATAAACCCTTAAAAGCATTTATCATCTATGCATTTGTAGTATTATCTTGCAGTATACCGGTCTATTTTTTAATGATTGATTGGATCTGGATCCGTGAAGTAAATGAGCACAACCGCATTGTAGCAGAAAGTACAAAGCAAAATCTTAATTCACTTAAATTAAACGATAAGCAGCTTGCCCAGAGTATTCATTTATGGAATAAACTTCAGCCCGAGACCACACTAGAGCCTACTACTTCCATAAAGCCGGATAGCACCTACAACGTTTATCGCAAGAACAAATATATTCCCAGCAAAGGATATGACAGGTTCAACGGACTGGTAACTTATTTCAAAATTAATAATGTAGCTTATCGTTTAACCATTGAAACCAATATTGAAGAAAGTTACGAAACCATAGCAGCCATTACGGCCATTACCGTAGGATTTTTCATCATCCTATTGGTAGGTTTTATTAAATTAAACAAACGCATCTCTGCCCGCTTGTGGCAACCTTTTTATGTTACTCTGGAAAAAATCAAAGCATTTGACCTCAACAAACAGCAAAAAATTTCTTTTGAGCCCAATGGAATCATCGAATTTGATGAAATGAATGCCAGCATCAGCAAACTGGTGGAAAGTAATATTGCGGCATATCGACATCAAAAAGAGTTTGTAGAAAACGCCGCACACGAACTACAAACCCCGCTAGCCGTTGTACAATCCAAACTGGATATTCTGTTCCAAAACCACGGAATTACCAGTGAACAGGCCATACTGATTGAGAAGATACAAAATGCCTTATCAAGAGTTTCCAGAATAAACAAAAATTTATTGCTGCTGGCTAAAATAGAAAATCAGCAATTTCCCGAAAAGGAATCTATCGAGATCGGAACTGTATTAAGAGAAATACATTTTTTGCTTTCAGATTTCCAGGAAAATGTAAGCCTTCACCTTGAAACAACAAATGAAGTGTGGATAGAGGGTAATAAAATCCTGGTGGAAACCCTACTTACCAATTTGCTAATGAATGCCATCAGGCACAGCACTCATCCTGCAGAAATCCACATTAATCTTAAAAACAATTGCCTCAGTGTAATCAATCCGGGTACAATTGCGCTTAATGCTGAAAAACTGTTCAAACGTTTCAGTACTGCCTCCAAATTAACTCCAGGCAGCGGGTTGGGGCTCTCTATTGTAAAGGAAATATGCGTCCGCTACCACTGGGACATCAGCTACAATTTTACGGATAACCATCACATATTCTCTGTAAAATTTCGTTAG
- a CDS encoding RNA polymerase sigma factor, producing MHIKKIPDENVLLDEIANGSEAAFKTVYDAYFKKLAAYLFKLCKSNDVTEEMVNDVFLKIWKNRSTLNQIISFEAYIFSMVRNKAIDYLRKLAKDTNLIAELTTQIQDSHNNIEEKLDALSLKNLIEQSLAQLSDQKQKIFKLSKEEGYSHDEIAAELKLSKSTVKNHLSETLKHLKKQIDPESGKSFLMLVMLINLLD from the coding sequence TTGCATATCAAAAAAATACCGGACGAAAATGTCCTTTTGGACGAAATTGCTAATGGAAGCGAAGCTGCTTTCAAAACCGTTTATGATGCCTATTTCAAAAAACTAGCCGCATACTTATTTAAATTATGTAAATCAAATGATGTAACAGAGGAAATGGTGAATGATGTCTTTCTTAAAATCTGGAAAAACAGATCTACACTAAATCAAATTATATCTTTTGAAGCTTATATTTTTTCAATGGTGAGGAACAAGGCCATTGATTATTTACGGAAACTCGCGAAAGACACGAATTTGATTGCAGAGTTGACCACCCAGATCCAGGATTCTCATAATAACATTGAAGAAAAACTGGATGCCTTATCCTTAAAAAATCTTATCGAACAGTCATTAGCGCAGCTTTCTGACCAGAAACAAAAGATTTTTAAACTGAGCAAAGAGGAAGGTTACAGTCATGACGAAATAGCCGCGGAACTAAAACTTTCAAAAAGTACAGTTAAAAATCACCTTTCTGAAACACTTAAGCATTTAAAAAAACAAATAGATCCTGAATCTGGTAAGAGTTTTCTAATGCTGGTTATGCTAATCAACCTGTTAGATTAA